From one Luteolibacter sp. Y139 genomic stretch:
- a CDS encoding DUF1573 domain-containing protein yields MRAPLICWMIAGCLPLAAGTLKFEDSRKEVTIAGDQKSVTVDYPFKNESDTDVVIETSAADCPCAAVGVKDSKLAYKTGESGTIRIVFDLGKVPETADKIVSVHLKGDPTDRPSIKLTTRIIVPLLVDVQPRSLIWEMGEKPEPKTVTVTMHDSEPIKVLPLSGTDPRFTQELKTIEEGKKYEVVVTPASTEKPSMSTLKVETDAKSDRLKAHSVFLLVRQPAPKPAPDAPSAK; encoded by the coding sequence ATGAGAGCCCCGCTGATCTGTTGGATGATCGCCGGCTGCCTTCCCCTCGCCGCCGGCACCCTCAAGTTCGAGGACTCCAGGAAGGAGGTGACCATCGCCGGGGACCAGAAGTCCGTCACGGTCGATTACCCCTTCAAGAACGAGAGCGACACCGATGTCGTGATCGAAACCTCCGCCGCGGATTGCCCCTGCGCGGCCGTGGGAGTGAAGGACTCGAAGCTCGCTTACAAGACGGGCGAAAGCGGCACCATCCGCATCGTCTTCGATTTGGGAAAGGTTCCTGAGACCGCCGACAAGATCGTTTCCGTCCATCTCAAGGGCGATCCAACGGACCGACCCTCCATCAAGCTCACCACCCGGATCATCGTTCCCTTGCTGGTGGACGTGCAGCCCAGGTCGCTGATTTGGGAGATGGGAGAAAAACCGGAGCCGAAGACGGTCACCGTGACCATGCACGACAGCGAGCCCATCAAGGTTCTTCCCCTGTCTGGCACCGATCCCCGTTTCACACAGGAGTTGAAAACGATCGAGGAGGGCAAGAAGTATGAAGTCGTGGTCACTCCCGCCTCGACCGAAAAACCCTCCATGAGCACCCTCAAGGTGGAGACCGACGCCAAGTCCGACCGACTCAAGGCCCACTCCGTTTTCCTGCTCGTCCGACAGCCCGCGCCAAAGCCCGCCCCGGACGCTCCCTCGGCCAAATGA
- a CDS encoding anti-sigma factor family protein — protein sequence MNTTPDEERLALWVEDELDATSQAAVDAWAATQPEWQERREVARQMKSFLRGSLPAAEEPPYAEFFNARIAREIQREAAVLEPVAPAARVAPLAEAPGRIWRWFLPATAVAGMVLCFWAGTRISSSPSHVAGPTLPTPASTPVLYTPEQGVQADYFASAPAGGMVIVLDGVAAIPDSFEVPDTASTGATPGESTADLDPPTR from the coding sequence ATGAATACGACTCCCGATGAAGAACGCCTCGCCCTCTGGGTGGAGGACGAACTCGACGCGACCTCGCAGGCCGCCGTTGACGCTTGGGCTGCCACGCAGCCGGAGTGGCAGGAGCGGCGTGAAGTGGCGCGGCAGATGAAATCCTTCCTACGGGGTAGCCTGCCGGCCGCTGAAGAGCCGCCCTATGCCGAGTTTTTCAATGCCCGCATCGCCCGCGAAATCCAGCGCGAGGCCGCGGTGTTAGAACCAGTCGCGCCCGCAGCCCGGGTCGCGCCGCTGGCCGAGGCACCCGGTAGGATCTGGCGCTGGTTCCTGCCCGCAACCGCGGTGGCAGGCATGGTCCTCTGCTTCTGGGCCGGTACCCGGATTTCGTCGTCTCCTTCCCACGTGGCGGGGCCGACGCTGCCGACTCCCGCTTCGACCCCGGTCCTCTACACGCCGGAACAGGGCGTGCAGGCCGACTACTTCGCCTCCGCACCCGCCGGGGGCATGGTCATCGTCCTCGATGGCGTCGCCGCGATCCCGGACAGCTTCGAAGTACCGGATACCGCTTCCACCGGCGCCACTCCGGGCGAGTCCACCGCCGATCTCGATCCGCCGACCCGATGA
- a CDS encoding RNA polymerase sigma factor, whose product MNFFQRLTSNRLLGPAESGGAASGMPGEVTTEPEDEALVARAKAGDMKAYDLLVTRHRGRIYAMIRNMVKNETDAWDLSQDVFIKAWQALPRFEAKARFTTWLYRIAHNAVYDFTRRRRPEGGDEINDEIFARDRIDPAAVATPTESRSPDDALAGDELRVKIESALAKLSPEHREAVILKDVQGLAYKEIADVMECSLGTVMSRLFYARQKLQTLLKDEYDSR is encoded by the coding sequence ATGAATTTCTTCCAGCGCCTTACGTCGAACCGCTTGCTGGGACCAGCCGAGTCCGGCGGGGCGGCTTCCGGGATGCCGGGGGAAGTCACGACGGAACCGGAGGACGAAGCCCTCGTGGCGCGCGCGAAAGCGGGCGACATGAAGGCCTACGACCTGCTGGTCACCCGGCACCGGGGAAGAATTTACGCCATGATCCGCAATATGGTCAAAAACGAGACTGACGCTTGGGACCTCTCCCAAGACGTCTTTATCAAGGCGTGGCAGGCATTGCCACGCTTCGAGGCGAAGGCGCGTTTCACTACCTGGCTCTATCGGATCGCCCACAACGCGGTCTACGATTTCACCCGTCGCCGCAGGCCGGAAGGCGGGGATGAAATCAATGACGAGATTTTTGCCCGCGACCGGATCGACCCGGCGGCGGTTGCTACCCCGACGGAATCCCGCAGCCCGGACGATGCCTTGGCCGGGGACGAACTCCGTGTTAAGATCGAATCCGCCCTCGCCAAGCTTTCTCCTGAGCACCGCGAGGCCGTGATTCTGAAAGACGTGCAAGGACTTGCGTATAAGGAAATCGCCGACGTCATGGAGTGCTCATTGGGCACCGTGATGAGCCGGCTCTTCTACGCGCGCCAAAAACTCCAGACGCTCCTGAAGGATGAATACGACTCCCGATGA
- a CDS encoding ABC transporter permease: MNWLSQIFAIVSFSLRSIPQRLGSSITAAIGIAGVVLVLTGVLAIAEGIKKTLTATGAPDIAVVLRSGSDSEMNSGLSREETRLIADSQGIARNDHGPLASAELFVIVDLNKRSTDTPANVPLRGVGAASFDVRGNIEMVEGRRFESGKNEVIVGAGAARAFGGTEVGKSIKIGQNTWQIVGIFTAGGGIAESEIWTDAAVLQPAYNRGDTFQSVYAKLNSSGSFNQFKDALTTNPQLNTLVKPLSEFYADQSTQVTEFITTIGVFISVLMACGALFGALNTMYGAVSSRTREISTLRALGFGTLPVIISVLAESVVLALIGGVIGAGVAWFAFDGFQASTLNWATFSQITFAFAVTPKLLVQAIVWSAVLGLLGGLFPAIRAARLPIATALRDS; the protein is encoded by the coding sequence ATGAACTGGCTCTCCCAGATCTTCGCCATCGTTTCCTTCAGCCTCCGCTCCATCCCGCAGCGACTGGGCTCGTCCATCACCGCTGCGATCGGCATCGCCGGCGTGGTGCTGGTGCTCACCGGCGTGTTGGCCATCGCCGAGGGGATCAAGAAAACCCTCACCGCCACCGGCGCACCTGATATCGCCGTGGTCCTGCGCAGCGGCTCCGACTCGGAGATGAACAGCGGCCTCTCCCGCGAGGAAACCCGCCTGATCGCCGACTCCCAAGGCATCGCCCGCAATGACCACGGTCCCCTCGCCTCCGCCGAACTCTTCGTCATCGTCGATCTCAACAAGCGCTCCACCGATACCCCGGCCAATGTGCCGTTGCGCGGCGTGGGTGCAGCTTCCTTCGACGTCCGCGGCAATATTGAAATGGTCGAAGGCCGCCGCTTCGAGTCCGGCAAAAACGAGGTCATCGTCGGAGCCGGTGCCGCCCGAGCCTTCGGCGGCACCGAGGTCGGCAAGTCGATCAAGATCGGCCAAAACACTTGGCAAATCGTCGGCATCTTCACCGCCGGTGGTGGCATCGCCGAATCCGAAATCTGGACGGACGCCGCGGTGCTCCAGCCTGCCTACAATCGTGGCGACACCTTCCAGTCCGTCTACGCCAAGCTCAACAGCTCCGGCTCCTTCAACCAGTTCAAGGACGCCCTCACCACCAATCCCCAGCTCAACACGCTGGTGAAACCTCTCAGCGAGTTCTACGCCGACCAATCCACCCAGGTCACCGAGTTCATCACGACCATCGGCGTTTTCATCTCCGTCCTGATGGCCTGCGGTGCCCTCTTCGGCGCGCTCAATACGATGTATGGCGCCGTTTCCTCCCGCACCCGGGAAATCTCCACCCTCCGCGCCCTCGGCTTCGGCACCCTCCCGGTCATCATCTCCGTGCTCGCGGAATCCGTCGTCCTCGCCCTGATCGGCGGAGTGATCGGAGCGGGAGTCGCGTGGTTCGCCTTCGATGGCTTCCAGGCCTCCACGCTGAACTGGGCCACCTTCAGCCAGATCACCTTCGCCTTCGCCGTCACACCGAAGCTTCTCGTTCAAGCGATCGTTTGGTCCGCCGTCCTCGGCCTCCTCGGCGGCCTTTTCCCCGCCATCCGCGCCGCCCGCCTGCCAATCGCTACGGCGCTCAGGGACTCCTGA
- a CDS encoding ABC transporter permease → MKFLSLVIASLKRKKLRTVLTILSAFIAFLLFGLLCALREGLMGGVNIADADRLIVRNKVTLIQPLPESYEARISRIPGVDAVAVSSWFGGIYQDPKNFFATIPVKPETFLDVYREFKVPEDQKQAWLHTRNGALVGPATMKRFGWKIGDTVPLTSPIWGQPKDQSAWDFQIVGSYEVTKKGGDNSTFYFRHDYFDEGKVKRKGLIGWTTVRVKNPDQAAAIAKAIDTEFENSPYETKAEPEGAFAASFAQQIGDVGKIITGVVSAVFFTILLVAGNTMSQAVRERTEEIGVLKAMGFTNGLVLVLVLMESLFIALVGGFLGLGLAWLFVAKAPMPSTIPPLNLLNRDLITGALIAVALGLIAGAMPAIQAMRLQIATALRKN, encoded by the coding sequence ATGAAATTCCTCTCGCTGGTCATCGCGAGCTTGAAGCGGAAGAAACTGAGGACAGTGCTCACCATCCTCTCCGCCTTCATCGCCTTCCTGCTCTTCGGGCTGCTGTGCGCGCTCAGGGAAGGCCTGATGGGCGGCGTGAACATCGCCGATGCCGACCGCTTGATCGTCCGGAACAAGGTCACCTTGATCCAGCCATTGCCGGAGAGCTATGAGGCACGCATCAGCCGGATTCCCGGCGTCGATGCCGTGGCCGTCAGCTCATGGTTTGGCGGCATCTATCAGGACCCGAAGAACTTCTTCGCGACCATCCCGGTGAAGCCGGAAACCTTCCTCGACGTCTATCGCGAGTTCAAGGTGCCGGAAGACCAGAAGCAGGCATGGCTGCACACCCGCAATGGTGCCCTTGTCGGCCCCGCCACCATGAAGCGCTTCGGCTGGAAGATCGGCGACACCGTGCCGCTTACCTCGCCCATCTGGGGCCAGCCGAAGGACCAGTCGGCATGGGATTTCCAGATCGTCGGCAGCTATGAAGTGACCAAGAAGGGCGGCGACAATTCCACCTTCTACTTCCGCCACGACTATTTCGATGAAGGCAAGGTCAAGAGAAAGGGCCTCATTGGCTGGACCACCGTGCGCGTGAAAAACCCGGACCAGGCCGCCGCCATCGCCAAGGCCATCGACACCGAATTCGAAAACTCTCCCTACGAAACCAAGGCCGAGCCTGAAGGTGCATTCGCTGCCTCCTTCGCCCAACAGATCGGCGACGTCGGGAAGATCATCACCGGGGTGGTGAGCGCGGTGTTCTTCACGATCCTGTTAGTTGCCGGCAATACCATGAGCCAGGCCGTGCGCGAGCGCACCGAGGAGATCGGCGTGCTGAAGGCCATGGGCTTCACCAATGGCCTGGTCCTGGTCCTGGTGCTGATGGAGTCCCTCTTCATCGCCCTGGTTGGCGGATTCCTCGGCCTCGGCCTTGCTTGGCTGTTCGTCGCAAAGGCCCCGATGCCCAGCACCATCCCGCCCCTGAATCTGCTGAACCGTGACCTCATCACCGGTGCCCTGATCGCCGTGGCGCTCGGCCTCATCGCAGGAGCCATGCCCGCCATCCAGGCGATGCGCCTGCAGATCGCCACGGCACTCCGGAAGAACTGA
- a CDS encoding ABC transporter ATP-binding protein produces MSALVRIQQVSKNFRRGSEDIHVLDRLDLEVQEGEFLALMGPSGSGKSTLLNLIGGLDRPSSGSVVIGDQPIDRLSDRQLAAWRARHIGFVFQFYNLMPTLNAERNVELPLLLTHLSKSKRKDHVKVALDVVGLSHRTKHYPRTLSGGEQQRVGIARGIVTDPTILLCDEPTGDLDRKSGDEILSLLQALNKDHGKTIIMVTHDPHASARATRTVHLDKGQLSTEAPA; encoded by the coding sequence ATGAGCGCCCTCGTTCGCATCCAGCAAGTCAGCAAGAACTTCCGCCGTGGCTCGGAGGACATCCACGTTCTCGACCGGCTCGACCTCGAAGTGCAGGAAGGCGAATTCCTCGCGCTCATGGGACCGTCCGGCTCTGGCAAGTCCACGCTGCTCAATCTCATCGGCGGCCTCGACCGCCCCAGCTCCGGCTCGGTGGTGATCGGCGATCAACCCATCGACCGGCTGTCCGATCGCCAGCTCGCGGCTTGGCGCGCGCGGCACATCGGCTTCGTCTTCCAGTTCTACAACCTGATGCCGACGCTGAATGCCGAACGCAACGTCGAGCTGCCACTGCTCCTCACCCACCTCTCCAAGTCCAAGCGCAAGGATCACGTGAAAGTCGCGCTCGACGTCGTCGGCCTCTCGCACCGCACGAAACACTACCCGCGCACGCTCTCGGGCGGTGAACAGCAACGCGTCGGTATCGCCCGCGGCATCGTCACCGACCCCACCATCCTGCTCTGCGATGAGCCGACCGGTGACCTCGACCGCAAGTCCGGCGATGAGATCCTTTCCCTGCTCCAGGCACTCAACAAGGACCACGGCAAGACCATCATCATGGTCACCCACGATCCCCACGCCTCGGCTCGCGCGACCCGGACCGTCCACCTCGACAAAGGCCAACTTTCCACTGAAGCGCCGGCATGA
- a CDS encoding efflux RND transporter periplasmic adaptor subunit yields the protein MSSKPSLDALRIERPSHHESRGGLLWLWLLLLLAAGGAAWFFLSKRTDIPVVQTAQVTEHKSDGATRATLLNASGYVTARRSATVSSKVTGKVTEVMVDEGMEVKEGQLLAKLDSSNVDAALKLAEAQLEATRTALEETRSNFDLAEKELDRVNKLSTSGASSQSDVDRANFLSKSLSGRLRKQTADIVVAEADVAQWKQQVQDNTILAPFGGIVTSKNAQPGEMISPMSVGGFTRTGICTIVDMASLEIEVDVNESFINRVKPGQRVEATLDAYPEWKIPAKVIAIIPTADRQKATVKVRVGFEKIDPRILPDMAVKVAFQSDESVPAGKSLTIPKAAVFDDNGTSIVWVLSGEKVERRAVSISLTSGDQSTISAGVSPGETIVTSTSGKLQDGSRVKLTKR from the coding sequence ATGAGTTCGAAGCCTTCTCTCGACGCCCTCCGCATCGAACGCCCGTCCCACCACGAAAGCCGGGGCGGCTTGCTGTGGTTGTGGCTCTTGCTACTCCTCGCTGCCGGTGGCGCAGCTTGGTTCTTCCTGTCCAAGCGGACTGACATCCCCGTGGTGCAGACCGCCCAGGTGACGGAACACAAGAGCGACGGAGCCACCCGCGCCACCCTTTTGAATGCCTCCGGCTACGTCACCGCCCGCCGCTCGGCCACCGTTTCCTCCAAGGTCACCGGCAAGGTCACCGAGGTAATGGTCGACGAGGGAATGGAGGTGAAGGAAGGCCAACTCCTTGCGAAACTGGATTCGTCGAACGTCGACGCCGCCCTGAAACTCGCCGAAGCGCAACTCGAGGCCACTCGCACCGCGCTCGAAGAAACCCGCTCTAACTTCGACCTCGCCGAAAAAGAACTCGACCGGGTCAACAAGCTTTCCACCAGCGGAGCCTCCAGCCAGTCCGACGTCGATCGCGCCAATTTCCTCTCCAAGTCGCTATCCGGCCGCCTGCGCAAGCAAACTGCCGACATCGTTGTCGCAGAGGCCGACGTCGCCCAGTGGAAGCAGCAGGTCCAGGATAATACCATCCTCGCTCCCTTCGGTGGCATCGTCACCTCGAAGAACGCCCAGCCCGGCGAAATGATCTCCCCCATGTCGGTCGGCGGATTCACCCGCACCGGCATCTGCACCATCGTCGATATGGCCTCGCTCGAGATCGAAGTGGACGTGAACGAGAGCTTCATCAATCGCGTGAAGCCCGGCCAACGGGTAGAGGCCACGCTCGACGCCTATCCCGAGTGGAAGATCCCCGCCAAGGTCATCGCCATCATCCCCACCGCCGATCGTCAGAAAGCCACGGTAAAAGTTCGCGTCGGCTTCGAAAAGATCGACCCGCGCATCCTTCCCGACATGGCCGTGAAGGTCGCCTTCCAGAGCGATGAATCCGTCCCCGCCGGCAAGTCCCTGACCATCCCCAAGGCCGCGGTTTTCGATGACAATGGCACCAGCATCGTCTGGGTGCTCTCCGGCGAGAAGGTCGAGCGCCGCGCCGTCTCCATCTCTCTAACATCAGGCGACCAGTCCACCATTTCCGCCGGGGTATCTCCCGGCGAAACGATTGTCACCTCCACCAGCGGCAAGCTCCAGGACGGCAGCCGCGTCAAACTTACCAAACGATGA
- a CDS encoding outer membrane protein assembly factor BamB family protein encodes MTPLLIGTNGSVAALDSTTGEILWATELRTGGILSSTRGEDVSVILRDGRVYAGCSGHLFCLDAGTGEIFWHNELKGFGHNDVSLALEGVSVQYLEKVVRRSS; translated from the coding sequence GTGACCCCACTCCTCATCGGCACCAATGGCAGCGTCGCCGCGCTCGACTCGACCACCGGCGAAATCCTCTGGGCCACGGAGTTGCGCACTGGCGGGATTCTTTCCTCCACGCGGGGCGAGGATGTGTCGGTGATCCTGCGGGATGGCCGGGTCTATGCGGGCTGTAGCGGGCATTTGTTTTGCCTCGACGCGGGCACCGGCGAGATCTTCTGGCACAACGAGCTCAAGGGCTTCGGGCACAATGATGTGTCATTGGCGCTGGAAGGGGTGTCGGTGCAGTATTTGGAGAAGGTGGTGCGGAGGTCGTCCTAG
- a CDS encoding class I SAM-dependent methyltransferase codes for MKTAPLFRPANPAPPQPDALNAMMGKVITDLGAAANGALVILGDRLGLYRALAEAGPSTSAELASRSGLDERYVREWLATQAASGYVEYDATGEKFSMTSEQSAVFADPDSPVAMAGGFYSVSALYHDEPLVTDAFRTGAGVPWSDHHNCLFCGTERFFRPGYVANLVDHWIPALDGVQEKLRAGAKVADIGCGHGVSTIVMAKAFPNSQFTGFDMHGASIDAARQHAADEGVSNVRFEVAAAKTFPGKDYDFVTVFDALHDMGDPAGMAAHVLECLKPDGTWMIVEPMAGDTLAENLNPVGRAFYAFSTMICTPGSKSQEVGLALGAQAGERRLGEVVKQGGFTRFRRATETPVNLILEARP; via the coding sequence ATGAAAACCGCTCCCCTTTTCCGCCCCGCCAATCCCGCGCCCCCGCAGCCCGATGCCCTCAACGCGATGATGGGCAAAGTCATCACCGACCTCGGTGCCGCCGCCAATGGCGCGCTGGTCATCCTCGGCGACCGCCTCGGCCTCTACCGAGCCCTCGCCGAAGCCGGACCTTCGACCTCAGCCGAGCTCGCCTCCCGCTCCGGCCTCGACGAACGCTACGTCCGCGAATGGCTCGCGACCCAAGCCGCATCCGGCTACGTGGAATATGACGCCACCGGCGAAAAGTTCTCCATGACTTCTGAGCAATCCGCCGTCTTCGCGGACCCCGATAGCCCTGTCGCCATGGCCGGCGGCTTCTACAGTGTCTCCGCCCTCTATCATGACGAGCCGCTGGTCACCGATGCCTTCCGAACGGGCGCCGGCGTCCCGTGGAGCGACCACCACAACTGCCTCTTCTGCGGCACCGAGCGCTTCTTCCGCCCCGGCTATGTCGCCAACCTCGTCGACCACTGGATCCCCGCACTCGATGGCGTGCAGGAAAAACTCCGCGCCGGGGCCAAGGTCGCCGACATTGGCTGCGGGCACGGCGTCTCCACCATCGTGATGGCAAAGGCATTTCCAAACTCACAATTCACCGGCTTCGACATGCACGGGGCCTCGATCGATGCCGCCCGCCAGCACGCCGCCGACGAAGGCGTGAGCAACGTCCGCTTCGAAGTCGCCGCCGCGAAAACCTTCCCCGGCAAGGACTACGATTTCGTCACCGTCTTCGATGCCCTGCACGACATGGGCGATCCCGCCGGCATGGCCGCCCACGTCCTCGAATGCCTCAAGCCCGACGGCACTTGGATGATCGTCGAGCCCATGGCTGGCGACACATTGGCGGAAAATCTCAATCCCGTCGGCCGCGCCTTCTACGCCTTCTCCACGATGATTTGCACGCCCGGTTCGAAGAGCCAGGAAGTCGGCCTCGCCCTCGGTGCCCAAGCCGGCGAAAGACGCCTCGGCGAAGTCGTCAAACAAGGTGGCTTCACTCGCTTCCGCCGCGCCACCGAAACGCCGGTAAACTTGATCCTCGAAGCACGACCCTGA
- a CDS encoding NCS2 family permease has translation MPLLDRIFRLRDHGTTPGREMVAGCTTFAAMAYILVVNPAILADAGMPRDALITATAVGAALATLLMAFLANLPLALAPGMGINAFFAYAVCIGMGVPWQSALALVCVNGVIFLALSLSGIREKIVRAIPAFMKAAICAGIGLFIAFIGLKNGGLVVAHPATFVDMGDLTSPPVALFAAGILIACILVARRVPSAILLSIIAISLIGFVVPDGKGGTITHWPQSIFSLPASLSPLFLKLDFGFILHEPLKALPVILTLLLVDMFDNLGTLIGVTKRAGLMDANGNVPGLSRALLADSLAAILSSLLGTSTVVSYIESATGVQAGGRTGLTCVVVAALFLLSLFLTPLILSIPTVAVAPALVVVGILMFESVVEIDISRFEIAAPAVLTLIAMPMTFSISTGIGIGIISLVAISLGSGKSRENLTPFTCSLAAVFILHFLEPLLFRWMGK, from the coding sequence ATGCCACTTCTGGACCGCATTTTCCGCCTCCGCGACCACGGCACCACTCCCGGCCGGGAAATGGTCGCCGGCTGCACCACCTTTGCCGCCATGGCCTATATCCTCGTGGTGAACCCGGCCATCCTCGCGGACGCCGGGATGCCGCGGGACGCCCTGATCACCGCCACGGCCGTCGGCGCAGCCCTCGCCACGCTGCTGATGGCCTTCCTCGCCAATCTCCCGCTCGCCCTCGCGCCGGGCATGGGCATCAATGCCTTCTTCGCCTACGCCGTTTGCATTGGCATGGGAGTGCCGTGGCAAAGCGCACTCGCCCTAGTCTGCGTCAATGGCGTGATCTTCCTCGCGCTCTCGCTCAGCGGCATCCGCGAGAAAATCGTCCGCGCCATCCCGGCCTTCATGAAGGCCGCCATCTGCGCCGGCATCGGACTCTTCATCGCCTTCATCGGCCTGAAAAATGGCGGCCTCGTCGTCGCTCATCCGGCCACCTTTGTCGACATGGGCGATCTCACCTCGCCGCCGGTCGCCCTGTTCGCAGCGGGCATCCTCATCGCCTGCATCCTCGTCGCCCGCCGGGTGCCATCGGCCATCCTGCTTTCCATCATCGCGATTTCCCTGATCGGCTTCGTCGTCCCGGACGGGAAAGGCGGCACCATTACCCACTGGCCGCAGTCGATTTTCTCCCTGCCCGCCTCACTCTCTCCCCTCTTCCTCAAGCTCGACTTCGGCTTCATCCTCCACGAGCCGCTCAAGGCCCTGCCGGTCATCCTCACGCTCCTGCTCGTCGACATGTTCGACAACCTCGGCACCCTCATCGGCGTCACCAAGCGCGCCGGGCTGATGGACGCCAATGGCAATGTTCCGGGCCTCTCGCGAGCCCTGCTCGCCGATTCCCTCGCCGCGATCCTCTCCTCCCTGTTAGGCACCTCGACCGTGGTCAGCTACATCGAAAGCGCCACTGGCGTGCAGGCAGGCGGACGCACCGGCCTCACCTGCGTCGTCGTCGCCGCGCTCTTCCTGCTCTCGCTGTTCCTCACCCCGCTCATCCTGAGCATCCCCACGGTAGCCGTCGCGCCAGCCTTGGTGGTCGTCGGCATCCTCATGTTCGAGAGCGTTGTCGAAATCGACATCAGCCGCTTCGAAATCGCGGCGCCCGCCGTGCTTACCCTGATCGCCATGCCGATGACCTTCAGCATCAGCACCGGCATCGGGATCGGCATCATCTCACTCGTCGCGATCTCGCTCGGCAGCGGAAAATCACGGGAAAATCTCACGCCCTTCACATGCAGTCTCGCGGCCGTGTTCATCCTGCATTTCCTCGAGCCGCTGCTCTTCCGTTGGATGGGAAAATGA
- a CDS encoding DUF1428 domain-containing protein — translation MSQYVDGFVIPLHKDKIEAYKKLALSASEVWLDHGALDYRECIGDDLDAEQMTSFKTIAGCGPDETVVFAWITYPSREQRDAINAAVMKDPRLACTMEDPSAMPFDCKRMAYGGFTTLVHGSKSMATA, via the coding sequence ATGAGCCAATACGTCGACGGATTCGTGATCCCGCTCCACAAGGACAAGATCGAAGCCTACAAGAAACTCGCCCTGAGCGCCAGCGAGGTCTGGCTGGACCACGGCGCGCTCGACTACCGCGAGTGCATCGGTGACGACCTCGATGCCGAACAGATGACCTCGTTCAAAACGATCGCTGGCTGCGGCCCCGACGAAACGGTGGTCTTCGCGTGGATCACCTATCCGTCCCGCGAGCAGCGTGACGCGATCAATGCGGCGGTGATGAAAGACCCGCGCCTCGCCTGCACGATGGAAGATCCATCGGCGATGCCTTTCGATTGCAAGCGCATGGCCTACGGTGGCTTCACGACCTTGGTGCATGGGTCCAAATCCATGGCGACTGCCTGA
- a CDS encoding YciI family protein: MNPSTATDNGHLLLFRSTNWHRGMAPEEIQRIMADWTSWFEGLQKKGLITAASPLENEGYVVAGDAPTDGPFAESKESIGGFFMLKTKTMDEAVAIARMCPALPYGMKVEVRPVAPACPAAKMVEEAKAHAMA; this comes from the coding sequence ATGAATCCTAGCACTGCGACCGATAACGGACACCTGCTGCTTTTCCGCAGCACCAACTGGCACCGCGGGATGGCACCCGAGGAAATCCAACGCATCATGGCCGATTGGACCTCTTGGTTCGAAGGGCTCCAGAAGAAAGGCCTGATTACCGCCGCGAGCCCGCTTGAGAACGAAGGCTACGTCGTCGCCGGTGACGCACCTACCGACGGCCCCTTCGCGGAATCGAAGGAATCCATCGGCGGCTTCTTCATGCTCAAGACCAAGACCATGGATGAGGCGGTGGCGATCGCCCGGATGTGTCCGGCGCTGCCGTATGGGATGAAGGTGGAAGTGCGTCCCGTGGCTCCGGCTTGTCCGGCCGCGAAGATGGTGGAAGAGGCGAAGGCTCACGCAATGGCTTGA